The proteins below are encoded in one region of Homo sapiens chromosome 8, GRCh38.p14 Primary Assembly:
- the CLU gene encoding clusterin isoform 1 preproprotein (isoform 1 preproprotein is encoded by transcript variant 1): MMKTLLLFVGLLLTWESGQVLGDQTVSDNELQEMSNQGSKYVNKEIQNAVNGVKQIKTLIEKTNEERKTLLSNLEEAKKKKEDALNETRESETKLKELPGVCNETMMALWEECKPCLKQTCMKFYARVCRSGSGLVGRQLEEFLNQSSPFYFWMNGDRIDSLLENDRQQTHMLDVMQDHFSRASSIIDELFQDRFFTREPQDTYHYLPFSLPHRRPHFFFPKSRIVRSLMPFSPYEPLNFHAMFQPFLEMIHEAQQAMDIHFHSPAFQHPPTEFIREGDDDRTVCREIRHNSTGCLRMKDQCDKCREILSVDCSTNNPSQAKLRRELDESLQVAERLTRKYNELLKSYQWKMLNTSSLLEQLNEQFNWVSRLANLTQGEDQYYLRVTTVASHTSDSDVPSGVTEVVVKLFDSDPITVTVPVEVSRKNPKFMETVAEKALQEYRKKHREE; encoded by the exons ATGATGAAGACTCTGCTGCTGTTTGTGGGGCTGCTGCTGACCTGGGAGAGTGGGCAGGTCCTGGGGGACCAGACGGTCTCAGACAATGAGCTCCAGG AAATGTCCAATCAGGGAAGTAAGTACGTCAATAAGGAAATTCAAAATGCTGTCAACGGGGTGAAACAGATAAAGACTCTCATAGAAAAAACAAACGAAGAGCGCAAGACACTGCTCAGCAACCTAGAAGAagccaagaagaagaaagag GATGCCCTAAATGAGACCAGGGAATCAGAGACAAAGCTGAAGGAGCTCCCAGGAGTGTGCAATGAGACCATGATGGCCCTCTGGGAAGAGTGTAAGCCCTGCCTGAAACAGACCTGCATGAAGTTCTACGCACGCGTCTGCAGAAGTGGCTCAGGCCTGGTTGGCCGCCAG CTTGAGGAGTTCCTGAACCAGAGCTCGCCCTTCTACTTCTGGATGAATGGTGACCGCATCGACTCCCTGCTGGAGAACGACCGGCAGCAGACGCACATGCTGGATGTCATGCAGGACCACTTCAGCCGCGCGTCCAGCATCATAGACGAGCTCTTCCAGGACAGGTTCTTCACCCGGGAGCCCCAGGATACCTACCACTACCTGCCCTTCAGCCTGCCCCACCGGAGGCCTCACTTCTTCTTTCCCAAGTCCCGCATCGTCCGCAGCTTGATGCCCTTCTCTCCGTACGAGCCCCTGAACTTCCACGCCATGTTCCAGCCCTTCCTTGAGATGATACACGAGGCTCAGCAGGCCATGGACATCCACTTCCATAGCCCGGCCTTCCAGCACCCGCCAACAGAATTCATACGAG AAGGCGACGATGACCGGACTGTGTGCCGGGAGATCCGCCACAACTCCACGGGCTGCCTGCGGATGAAGGACCAGTGTGACAAGTGCCGGGAGATCTTGTCTGTGG ACTGTTCCACCAACAACCCCTCCCAGGCTAAGCTGCGGCGGGAGCTCGACGAATCCCTCCAGGTCGCTGAGAGGTTGACCAGGAAATACAACGAGCTGCTAAAGTCCTACCAGTGGAAGATGCTCAACACCTCCTCCTTGCTGGAGCAGCTGAACGAGCAGTTTAACTGGGTGTCCCGGCTGGCAAACCTCACGCAAGGCGAAGACCAGTACTATCTGCGGGTCACCACG GTGGCTTCCCACACTTCTGACTCGGACGTTCCTTCCGGTGTCACTGAGGTGGTCGTGAAGCTCTTTGACTCTGATCCCATCACTGTGACGGTCCCTGTAGAAGTCTCCAGGAAGAACCCTAAATTTATGGAGACCGTGGCGGAGAAAGCGCTGCAGGAATACCGCAAAAAGCACCG GGAGGAGTGA